One stretch of Rhinatrema bivittatum chromosome 8, aRhiBiv1.1, whole genome shotgun sequence DNA includes these proteins:
- the PTRH2 gene encoding peptidyl-tRNA hydrolase 2, mitochondrial isoform X2: protein MARINCRYIMDYFSNPAALSVVAGVACGLCLGWGLRGRFGRPTLKMTVAVGNETGTETNIMGEGGEFKMVLIVRNDLKMGKGKVAAQCSHAAVSAYKQVLKRNPELLKQWEYCGQPKVVVKAPDEETLIQLLSHAKEVGLTVSLIQDAGRTQIAPGSRTVLGIGPGPAKLVDIVTGHLRLY from the coding sequence ataAACTGCAGATATATTATGGATTACTTTTCTAATCCTGCTGCTTTAAGTGTGGTAGCAGGAGTGGCGTGTGGCCTTTGCCTGGGCTGGGGTCTACGTGGACGCTTCGGTAGACCTACTCTAAAGATGACAGTTGCAGTTGGAAATGAGACTGGGACTGAAACAAACATCATGGGAGAAGGCGGGGAGTTCAAAATGGTCCTAATCGTCCGCAATGATTTGAAGATGGGGAAGGGTAAAGTGGCTGCACagtgctcccatgctgctgtttCTGCCTACAAGCAAGTTCTTAAAAGAAACCCTGAACTGCTTAAGCAGTGGGAATATTGTGGGCAGCCAAAAGTGGTGGTCAAAGCTCCAGACGAAGAAACTTTAATTCAGTTACTTAGCCATGCAAAAGAAGTCGGATTAACTGTCAGTTTAATTCAGGATGCTGGTCGTACTCAAATTGCACCTGGCTCTAGAACAGTGTTAGGTATAGGACCAGGACCGGCTAAGCTCGTGGATATAGTAACTGGACATTTAAGACTGTACTGA
- the PTRH2 gene encoding peptidyl-tRNA hydrolase 2, mitochondrial isoform X3, with translation MNTINCRYIMDYFSNPAALSVVAGVACGLCLGWGLRGRFGRPTLKMTVAVGNETGTETNIMGEGGEFKMVLIVRNDLKMGKGKVAAQCSHAAVSAYKQVLKRNPELLKQWEYCGQPKVVVKAPDEETLIQLLSHAKEVGLTVSLIQDAGRTQIAPGSRTVLGIGPGPAKLVDIVTGHLRLY, from the coding sequence ataAACTGCAGATATATTATGGATTACTTTTCTAATCCTGCTGCTTTAAGTGTGGTAGCAGGAGTGGCGTGTGGCCTTTGCCTGGGCTGGGGTCTACGTGGACGCTTCGGTAGACCTACTCTAAAGATGACAGTTGCAGTTGGAAATGAGACTGGGACTGAAACAAACATCATGGGAGAAGGCGGGGAGTTCAAAATGGTCCTAATCGTCCGCAATGATTTGAAGATGGGGAAGGGTAAAGTGGCTGCACagtgctcccatgctgctgtttCTGCCTACAAGCAAGTTCTTAAAAGAAACCCTGAACTGCTTAAGCAGTGGGAATATTGTGGGCAGCCAAAAGTGGTGGTCAAAGCTCCAGACGAAGAAACTTTAATTCAGTTACTTAGCCATGCAAAAGAAGTCGGATTAACTGTCAGTTTAATTCAGGATGCTGGTCGTACTCAAATTGCACCTGGCTCTAGAACAGTGTTAGGTATAGGACCAGGACCGGCTAAGCTCGTGGATATAGTAACTGGACATTTAAGACTGTACTGA